In a single window of the Melissococcus plutonius ATCC 35311 genome:
- a CDS encoding polysaccharide biosynthesis protein — translation MINQSNSVEQSEESILTSQDKMVKGSAWLTASNIISRLLGAVYIIPWFAWMGTHGTEANSLFSMGYTVYSLFLTISTAGLPAAIAKQTSHYNSLNEYKISRQIFIRALQMMAILGFVSALLMYIASPALAKWSGGGDELIPTMRSLSLAVLIFPSMSVIRGFFQGNQEMMPFALSQIVEQIIRVFYMLLTAFIIMKLGSGDYVSAVTQSTFAALIGMLASFIVLFYFLHKQKAMFDYLIEHSANEHHVPTKRLLIETIKEAIPFIIVGSGVTLFKMVDQFTFSNFMRLFTNYSDTQLRELFGLFNANPDKLTMVVVALATSISATGLPLITEMFTLKNYRELSKLISNNLQLFMFIMLPSTFGMIILSKPLYTLFYRFDKLGTSLLVEACYTALFLGFYMLVSNMLMGIYQNRIAIKYLVYGLALKLLIQYPCIRLFESFGPLLASMIGFTLPCVLIVRKLKQETRFNLNLTIRRSLLIFLLTLVMVVVSFIFRQFLYLFLNPERRFQSFLIVVLVATFGGAVYMYLTLKFKLADKLLGNISIRLREKLRMKS, via the coding sequence ATGATAAATCAATCGAATTCTGTTGAACAGTCAGAAGAATCAATTTTGACTAGTCAGGATAAAATGGTCAAAGGCTCTGCATGGCTGACAGCTAGCAATATTATTTCTCGACTGCTTGGCGCTGTTTACATCATTCCATGGTTTGCTTGGATGGGCACACATGGAACAGAGGCAAATAGTCTATTTTCAATGGGGTATACGGTGTATTCTTTGTTTTTAACCATTTCAACAGCAGGACTACCTGCTGCAATTGCTAAACAAACATCTCATTATAATTCACTAAATGAATATAAAATTAGTCGCCAAATCTTTATTCGTGCTTTACAAATGATGGCTATTCTAGGTTTTGTTTCAGCCTTGCTCATGTATATCGCATCTCCTGCTTTAGCTAAATGGTCTGGTGGTGGTGATGAATTAATTCCTACTATGCGTTCTTTAAGTTTAGCGGTATTGATTTTTCCAAGTATGAGTGTGATTCGTGGATTTTTTCAAGGAAATCAAGAAATGATGCCATTTGCTCTATCTCAAATAGTCGAACAAATTATTCGCGTATTTTACATGTTATTAACTGCTTTTATTATTATGAAATTAGGTTCTGGAGATTATGTGTCTGCAGTAACTCAGTCAACTTTTGCTGCTCTTATTGGAATGTTAGCAAGTTTTATCGTGTTATTCTATTTTTTACATAAGCAAAAAGCAATGTTTGACTATTTGATTGAACATAGTGCGAATGAGCATCATGTACCCACTAAAAGATTATTAATTGAAACGATCAAAGAGGCTATTCCTTTTATTATTGTTGGATCTGGTGTTACGTTATTTAAAATGGTGGATCAATTTACATTTTCTAATTTTATGCGTCTGTTTACTAATTATTCCGACACACAATTACGTGAATTGTTTGGTTTATTTAATGCCAATCCAGATAAATTAACTATGGTTGTCGTAGCATTGGCAACCTCTATATCAGCAACCGGGTTGCCACTCATTACTGAAATGTTTACATTGAAGAATTATAGAGAGCTTTCTAAGTTAATTAGTAATAATTTACAATTGTTTATGTTCATTATGCTTCCTTCAACCTTTGGAATGATAATTTTATCAAAACCACTCTATACATTATTTTATCGTTTCGATAAACTAGGAACATCCTTATTGGTAGAAGCTTGCTATACTGCTTTATTCCTAGGATTTTATATGTTGGTATCAAATATGTTAATGGGAATCTATCAGAACCGGATAGCTATCAAATATTTAGTCTACGGACTCGCATTGAAGTTATTGATTCAGTATCCATGTATTCGGTTATTCGAATCTTTTGGTCCATTACTTGCCTCAATGATTGGATTCACTTTACCTTGCGTTTTAATTGTGAGGAAGTTGAAACAAGAAACACGCTTTAATTTGAACCTAACGATTCGCCGAAGTTTGCTGATCTTTTTACTGACATTGGTAATGGTTGTTGTATCATTTATTTTTCGACAATTTTTATATCTATTTCTTAACCCAGAAC
- a CDS encoding UDP-N-acetylmuramoyl-L-alanyl-D-glutamate--L-lysine ligase, giving the protein MQLSLKTIQDCLVKEQLLKEFVTKDAWTFRLPNAFNKQFVDHLSYNSQDITKNTLFFCKGLNFKKDYLVDAVQNGLSIYISEQPYDVPADLGIIVSDVKKAMAILSMAFYNYPQNKLKVIGFTGTKGKTTAAYFAKSILTNATKGKTAMLSTMCSTLDGKTFFKSKLTTPESLDLYRMMNEAVQNNMTHFVMEVSSQAYKIDRVYQLFYDVGIFLNITPDHISPIEHPTFDDYFYCKRQIIAHSKQIILNRETDYFQLLKETADYFNVPTIVYGNQPTTEVDYWYQKKSQDSLAFTIVAEKDFLFISGDYQLHLAGDFNKSNALSAVIASSLLGANKKDCQTGINETIVPGRMELLKNKNNAQVYIDYAHNYDSLYHLLSFVKQDHKNGRVIVVIGSTGNKGISRRKDFGAVLSKFADIAILTMDDPADEDPKAICQEIANSITTNVTSFITVDRKKAIQQALEMSQPADAVVLAGKGADLYQKIKGEDIPYEGDSNIAKELINQEMTSW; this is encoded by the coding sequence ATGCAACTTTCTTTGAAAACAATTCAAGATTGTTTAGTGAAAGAACAACTTTTAAAAGAGTTTGTCACAAAGGATGCTTGGACGTTTCGTCTACCTAACGCATTTAATAAACAATTTGTCGATCATCTTTCTTATAATTCACAGGATATAACAAAAAATACTTTGTTTTTTTGCAAAGGATTAAATTTTAAAAAAGATTATTTAGTAGATGCTGTTCAAAATGGTCTTTCTATTTACATTTCTGAGCAACCTTATGATGTGCCAGCAGATTTGGGTATTATTGTTTCAGATGTAAAAAAAGCAATGGCTATTCTCAGCATGGCTTTTTACAATTATCCACAGAATAAACTAAAAGTTATTGGATTTACAGGCACCAAGGGAAAGACAACAGCTGCCTATTTTGCGAAGTCTATCTTAACTAATGCAACAAAAGGAAAAACAGCCATGCTTTCTACCATGTGTTCCACGTTAGATGGAAAAACATTCTTCAAATCAAAATTAACAACACCAGAATCTTTAGACTTGTATCGAATGATGAATGAAGCTGTTCAAAATAATATGACGCATTTTGTCATGGAAGTTTCTTCACAAGCTTATAAAATTGATCGTGTCTATCAATTATTTTATGATGTGGGAATATTTTTAAACATTACTCCTGATCATATCAGTCCGATCGAACACCCGACATTTGATGATTATTTTTATTGCAAACGTCAAATTATTGCTCATTCAAAACAAATTATTTTAAATAGAGAAACTGATTATTTTCAATTATTAAAAGAAACCGCCGATTATTTCAATGTTCCAACCATTGTTTATGGAAATCAACCAACTACTGAAGTTGATTATTGGTATCAAAAAAAATCGCAAGATTCATTGGCCTTTACCATTGTTGCTGAAAAAGACTTTCTCTTTATTTCAGGTGACTACCAATTACACCTAGCTGGTGATTTCAACAAAAGTAATGCATTGAGTGCTGTCATTGCTAGTTCTTTATTGGGTGCTAATAAGAAAGATTGTCAAACTGGTATCAATGAGACAATTGTACCTGGACGAATGGAATTACTGAAAAATAAAAATAATGCACAAGTTTATATTGATTATGCCCATAATTATGATAGTCTTTATCATTTGTTATCATTTGTTAAACAAGATCATAAAAATGGTCGTGTTATTGTTGTTATCGGTAGCACAGGAAACAAAGGTATTTCACGTCGAAAAGATTTTGGTGCCGTTCTTTCAAAATTTGCTGATATTGCAATTCTTACTATGGATGATCCAGCTGATGAGGATCCAAAAGCGATCTGCCAAGAAATTGCGAATTCAATTACAACGAATGTAACTAGTTTTATTACTGTAGATCGAAAAAAAGCAATCCAACAAGCTTTAGAGATGAGTCAACCCGCTGATGCAGTGGTACTTGCGGGTAAAGGAGCTGACCTGTATCAAAAAATAAAAGGTGAAGACATTCCTTATGAAGGAGATAGCAATATTGCAAAGGAATTAATTAATCAAGAAATGACTTCATGGTAA
- a CDS encoding peptide ABC transporter substrate-binding protein: protein MKKWLFTAITASGLLFSLSACGGSENNKEGNSSEQKQVLKVVANAEIPTMDVSKATDEESFNALTQVMEGLYLFDKDSVPIPGIAEQVARPTNDGKTYTIKLRKNAKWSNGEPVTAKDFVYSWQRTTDPKTGSEYIYLFDGFKNYEAITKGEKPSTDLGVKAIDDYTLEINLDHPIPYLSSLLARPTFYPLNQKYVEKKGKDYGRNSENMIYNGPFVMKDWDGTGIDWKFEKNKNYYNAKKVNLNEVDVQVSKEVSKNVNLFKSNAVDVTQIKGEYVDQEKNTPQLVIRNYPSTNYLQYNFNSKKNKIFTNVNARNAMTKLVNTDQIAKNILKDGSKKISDFVPTGLINKETKKDFAKESGKLIETNNKEAKALWKKAKNELGIKTASVELLTSDLDSSKKLAEYLEGLMSENLSGLKVTVSSVPFKNRMDRMSSGDFDIVLAGWLATYPDPYDFLQLLQTGNVQNYGKYSNTDYDKLLKDSATTYATDNQKRWDTLLDAQKVMMKDSPITPLYQSAQAFLVNDKVKGLTYRAIGAPYYKDITIK, encoded by the coding sequence ATGAAAAAGTGGCTATTTACTGCAATAACAGCAAGTGGTTTGTTGTTCTCATTATCTGCATGTGGTGGTTCAGAAAACAATAAAGAAGGGAATAGTTCAGAACAAAAACAAGTATTAAAGGTCGTTGCAAATGCTGAAATACCAACAATGGACGTTTCAAAAGCAACAGATGAAGAAAGTTTTAATGCACTTACTCAAGTAATGGAAGGATTATATTTATTTGACAAAGATAGTGTACCAATTCCTGGTATTGCTGAACAGGTAGCTAGGCCAACAAATGATGGAAAAACCTATACAATCAAATTAAGAAAAAATGCGAAATGGAGCAATGGTGAACCAGTAACTGCAAAAGACTTTGTTTATTCTTGGCAACGAACAACAGATCCAAAGACAGGTTCTGAGTATATCTATTTATTTGATGGTTTTAAAAATTATGAAGCAATTACAAAGGGAGAAAAACCAAGTACAGATTTAGGTGTTAAAGCAATAGATGATTATACATTGGAAATTAATTTGGATCATCCAATTCCATATTTATCATCATTATTAGCAAGACCAACTTTCTATCCACTTAATCAAAAATATGTAGAAAAAAAAGGCAAAGATTATGGAAGAAATAGTGAGAATATGATCTATAATGGTCCTTTTGTTATGAAAGATTGGGATGGAACAGGGATTGATTGGAAATTTGAAAAAAATAAAAATTATTATAACGCAAAAAAAGTGAATTTAAATGAAGTTGACGTACAAGTAAGTAAAGAGGTTAGTAAAAACGTTAACTTGTTTAAATCAAATGCAGTAGATGTCACCCAAATTAAAGGCGAATATGTAGATCAAGAAAAAAATACGCCACAATTAGTGATACGTAACTATCCTTCAACGAACTATTTACAATATAATTTTAATAGTAAAAAGAACAAAATATTCACAAATGTAAATGCAAGAAACGCAATGACCAAATTAGTAAATACAGATCAAATTGCTAAAAATATTTTAAAAGATGGCTCGAAAAAAATCTCAGATTTTGTCCCTACTGGACTTATAAATAAAGAAACTAAAAAAGATTTTGCAAAGGAATCTGGTAAATTAATTGAAACAAATAACAAAGAAGCAAAGGCTCTTTGGAAAAAAGCTAAAAATGAATTAGGAATTAAGACAGCATCGGTTGAATTACTAACATCTGATCTTGATTCTTCAAAGAAACTTGCTGAATATCTCGAAGGATTAATGTCTGAAAATCTAAGTGGTTTAAAAGTAACGGTTTCAAGTGTACCGTTCAAGAATAGAATGGATCGAATGAGTAGTGGTGATTTTGATATCGTGTTAGCTGGTTGGCTAGCAACCTATCCTGATCCTTACGACTTCTTACAATTACTACAAACAGGTAATGTCCAAAATTATGGAAAATATAGTAACACAGACTATGATAAATTACTAAAGGATTCTGCAACAACTTATGCAACTGACAATCAAAAACGTTGGGATACATTGCTAGATGCACAAAAAGTTATGATGAAAGATTCACCAATTACACCACTATATCAATCTGCCCAAGCATTCTTGGTAAATGATAAAGTTAAGGGGCTAACCTATCGTGCAATTGGTGCACCTTACTACAAAGACATTACGATTAAATAA